From the genome of Populus alba chromosome 10, ASM523922v2, whole genome shotgun sequence, one region includes:
- the LOC118048944 gene encoding uncharacterized protein isoform X2: MDCFVGKKKSDQCEKGLRGLTEKVRLFQEEMKAMMHEREKEARAYEIDMMVFAFKEAEWKQERKKLKEELKRLRKAVEEKDERIRVMEDRSVGEKSEKNGEFFGTPSFLVEQMREERVWRDEAVDKWKKLYLAIKAELDDLILRTHRDGLYRRAEEEMIEELKMEVKAKEGCIKELKARLVFVENEEYSRAREVDILRQSLKIMSSRKASSFSLSKPNSALLKQAKKA; encoded by the exons ATGGATTGTTTTGTCGGCAAGAAAAAGAGCGACCAGTGTGAGAAAGGCCTCAGAGGGCTGACAGAGAAGGTGAGGCTTTTCCAAGAGGAAATGAAAGCTATGATGcacgagagagagaaagaggccAGAGCTTATGAGATAGACATGATGGTTTTCGCATTTAAAGAGGCAGAGTGGAAGCAAGAGAGGAAGAAGCTCAAAGAGGAACTGAAGAGATTGAGAAAGGCAGTGGAAGAGAAAGATGAGAGGATCAGGGTAATGGAGGATAGGTCAGTAGGAGAGAAAAGTGAGAAAAATGGAGAATTCTTCGGGACTCCGAGCTTCCTGGTGGAGCAAATGAGGGAGGAGAGAGTGTGGCGCGACGAGGCTGTGGATAAGTGGAAGAAGCTTTACCTCGCCATCAAGGCCGAGCTTGATGATCTCATTCTGAGGACTCATC GAGATGGATTGTACCGGAGAGCAGAGGAAGAGATGATTGAGGAGCTAAAGATGGAAGTGAAGGCCAAGGAGGGATGTATTAAGGAGCTGAAAGCACGATTAGTTTTTGTGGAGAATGAAGAATACAGCAGGGCAAGAGAGGTCGATATTCTGCGgcaaagcttgaagatcatgAGCAGTAGGAAGGCATCCAGCTTCTCTCTTAGCAAACCCAATTCAGCACTTTTGAAACAGGCTAAAAAAGCATAA
- the LOC118048944 gene encoding uncharacterized protein isoform X1, which translates to MDCFVGKKKSDQCEKGLRGLTEKVRLFQEEMKAMMHEREKEARAYEIDMMVFAFKEAEWKQERKKLKEELKRLRKAVEEKDERIRVMEDRSVGEKSEKNGEFFGTPSFLVEQMREERVWRDEAVDKWKKLYLAIKAELDDLILRTHRGDGLYRRAEEEMIEELKMEVKAKEGCIKELKARLVFVENEEYSRAREVDILRQSLKIMSSRKASSFSLSKPNSALLKQAKKA; encoded by the exons ATGGATTGTTTTGTCGGCAAGAAAAAGAGCGACCAGTGTGAGAAAGGCCTCAGAGGGCTGACAGAGAAGGTGAGGCTTTTCCAAGAGGAAATGAAAGCTATGATGcacgagagagagaaagaggccAGAGCTTATGAGATAGACATGATGGTTTTCGCATTTAAAGAGGCAGAGTGGAAGCAAGAGAGGAAGAAGCTCAAAGAGGAACTGAAGAGATTGAGAAAGGCAGTGGAAGAGAAAGATGAGAGGATCAGGGTAATGGAGGATAGGTCAGTAGGAGAGAAAAGTGAGAAAAATGGAGAATTCTTCGGGACTCCGAGCTTCCTGGTGGAGCAAATGAGGGAGGAGAGAGTGTGGCGCGACGAGGCTGTGGATAAGTGGAAGAAGCTTTACCTCGCCATCAAGGCCGAGCTTGATGATCTCATTCTGAGGACTCATCGTG GAGATGGATTGTACCGGAGAGCAGAGGAAGAGATGATTGAGGAGCTAAAGATGGAAGTGAAGGCCAAGGAGGGATGTATTAAGGAGCTGAAAGCACGATTAGTTTTTGTGGAGAATGAAGAATACAGCAGGGCAAGAGAGGTCGATATTCTGCGgcaaagcttgaagatcatgAGCAGTAGGAAGGCATCCAGCTTCTCTCTTAGCAAACCCAATTCAGCACTTTTGAAACAGGCTAAAAAAGCATAA